The following proteins come from a genomic window of Anaerobutyricum hallii:
- the cysK gene encoding cysteine synthase A, translating to MANIYKGTLGLIGNTPLVEVTNIEKELGLKARVLVKLEYFNPAGSVKDRIAKAMIEDAEKKGILKEGSVIIEPTSGNTGIGLASIAAAKGYRIILTMPETMSVERRNILKAYGAEIVLTSGAKGMKGAIAKANELAEEISDSFIPGQFVNPANPAIHKATTGPEIWNDTDGEVDIFIAGVGTGGTLTGTGQYLKEQKPEVKIVALEPDSSPVLSEGKAGPHKIQGIGAGFVPDVLDTKVYDEIFRAENDDAFETAKLLAKKEGILVGISSGASLHAAIEYAKKPENEGKTIVALLPDTGDRYYSTALFTE from the coding sequence ATGGCTAACATTTATAAAGGTACATTAGGACTGATCGGAAACACACCTCTTGTTGAGGTTACGAACATTGAAAAAGAATTAGGACTGAAAGCAAGAGTTTTAGTGAAGCTTGAATATTTTAATCCGGCAGGAAGTGTTAAGGATAGAATTGCAAAAGCGATGATTGAGGATGCTGAGAAGAAAGGAATTTTAAAAGAAGGTTCCGTAATCATTGAGCCGACATCCGGTAACACAGGAATCGGTCTTGCCTCTATCGCAGCAGCAAAAGGATACAGAATCATTCTTACAATGCCAGAGACAATGAGTGTTGAGCGAAGAAATATTTTAAAAGCTTACGGTGCTGAGATTGTTCTTACAAGTGGAGCGAAAGGAATGAAGGGTGCTATCGCAAAGGCAAATGAACTTGCTGAAGAGATTTCAGACAGCTTTATTCCAGGACAGTTTGTAAATCCTGCCAATCCTGCAATCCATAAAGCAACAACTGGTCCTGAGATTTGGAACGATACGGACGGAGAAGTTGATATCTTTATCGCAGGTGTTGGTACAGGCGGAACTTTAACGGGTACAGGACAGTACTTAAAAGAGCAGAAACCAGAAGTTAAGATTGTTGCATTAGAGCCGGACAGCTCACCGGTTTTATCAGAAGGTAAGGCAGGTCCACATAAGATTCAGGGTATCGGAGCAGGGTTTGTACCGGATGTATTAGACACAAAGGTTTACGATGAAATCTTTAGAGCAGAGAATGATGATGCCTTTGAAACAGCAAAACTTTTAGCAAAGAAAGAAGGAATTTTAGTTGGTATTTCTTCAGGAGCATCTTTACATGCAGCGATTGAATATGCGAAGAAGCCGGAGAATGAAGGTAAGACAATCGTAGCACTTCTTCCGGATACAGGAGACAGATATTACTCTACAGCATTATTTACTGAATAA
- a CDS encoding RrF2 family transcriptional regulator, producing MNLSKKSRYGITALIDLAVYARNQCVQLSSIAERNKISVKYLEQIFSGLRRAGLVKSIKGPQGGYLLAKSPESITVADVIYALDGSYLLEDERSVVSGADEKGISTAIQKLLIEQMNDQTDKLLKQLTLKTLVDSSLEYSQSGQEMYYI from the coding sequence ATGAATCTTTCGAAGAAAAGCAGGTATGGGATTACCGCATTGATTGATCTGGCAGTATATGCCAGAAATCAATGTGTACAATTAAGTAGTATCGCAGAACGCAATAAGATATCTGTAAAGTATCTGGAACAGATTTTTTCCGGTTTAAGAAGAGCAGGGCTGGTAAAAAGTATAAAGGGACCACAGGGCGGTTATCTTTTAGCTAAAAGTCCGGAAAGCATTACCGTAGCAGATGTGATCTATGCGTTAGATGGAAGCTATCTTCTGGAAGATGAAAGAAGCGTGGTAAGTGGAGCAGATGAAAAGGGAATATCGACAGCGATACAGAAACTTCTGATCGAGCAGATGAATGATCAGACAGATAAGTTATTAAAACAGTTAACATTAAAAACACTGGTGGATTCTTCTTTGGAGTACAGTCAGAGTGGACAGGAAATGTATTACATTTAG
- a CDS encoding adenylyl-sulfate reductase subunit alpha codes for MKTKRLETDVLIIGGGTAGCFAAYTLGKEAGVSVLIAEKANIKRSGCLAAGVNALNAYITEGHVPQDYVDYAKKDAHGIVREDLLLSMSERLNHVTKVLDDLGLVILKDENGKYVARGNRNIKINGENIKPLLAEAAMAQENVTVLERVNITDYIIEENEVKGAWGFNIEENVFYDIRAKAILCATGGAAGLYRPNNPGFSRHKMWYSPFNTGAGFAMGILAGAEMTTFEMRFIALRCKDTIAPVGTIAQGVGAKQMNAHGEIYETKYGLTTSQRLYGTVTENREGRGPCYLKTDEISAAQEQDLYRAYLNMAPSQTLKWLEGSRGPASENVEIEGTEPYIVGGHTASGYWVDNGRRTTVKGLFAAGDVAGGCPQKYVTGALAEGEIAAESMIEYVKALKEKNKAVKEDAAVHKTETMIDTAAALKKKEYESHLIAQENDSEDTFFITAEQLEEAMQKVMDQYAGGIATDYQYNEERLVIGKKRIGELLGMVDELKAKDMFELKDIYEVRERLIVCQTLIEHLRARKETRWHSFGENTDYPEESSKWLKYVNSKRKPDGETEIIFRELVTGGKVYECTDFTE; via the coding sequence ATGAAGACAAAGAGATTAGAGACAGATGTGTTAATCATCGGTGGAGGAACAGCAGGCTGCTTTGCTGCCTATACTTTGGGAAAAGAAGCAGGGGTAAGTGTTCTCATAGCGGAAAAAGCGAATATTAAGAGAAGCGGCTGTCTGGCAGCTGGTGTTAACGCCTTAAATGCCTATATTACGGAGGGGCATGTGCCTCAGGACTATGTGGATTATGCGAAAAAGGATGCGCATGGAATTGTCAGAGAGGACTTGCTTTTATCTATGTCCGAGCGACTGAATCATGTAACGAAAGTTCTCGATGATCTGGGACTGGTTATTCTGAAAGATGAGAATGGAAAATACGTTGCAAGAGGGAATCGAAATATAAAGATTAACGGTGAGAATATTAAGCCTCTCTTAGCCGAAGCGGCAATGGCGCAGGAGAATGTTACTGTGCTTGAGAGGGTGAATATCACAGATTATATAATAGAAGAGAATGAAGTAAAAGGAGCCTGGGGCTTTAATATAGAAGAGAATGTTTTCTATGATATCCGAGCAAAAGCTATTCTTTGTGCGACTGGCGGAGCAGCAGGGCTTTACCGTCCGAATAATCCCGGATTTTCAAGACATAAAATGTGGTATTCCCCATTTAATACTGGAGCTGGATTTGCAATGGGAATTTTAGCCGGAGCGGAAATGACAACTTTTGAAATGCGGTTTATTGCTCTTAGATGTAAAGATACGATTGCACCGGTCGGAACGATCGCACAGGGAGTTGGAGCAAAGCAGATGAATGCTCATGGCGAGATTTATGAGACAAAGTATGGTCTTACAACTTCTCAACGTTTATATGGAACTGTAACAGAGAACAGAGAAGGACGAGGTCCTTGTTATTTAAAAACGGATGAGATCAGTGCAGCGCAGGAACAGGATTTATATAGAGCCTACCTTAACATGGCACCGAGCCAGACTTTGAAATGGCTGGAAGGTTCGAGAGGTCCGGCAAGTGAAAATGTTGAGATTGAAGGTACAGAACCTTACATCGTCGGCGGTCATACTGCAAGCGGCTATTGGGTAGATAATGGCAGACGAACAACAGTGAAAGGTTTATTTGCAGCAGGCGATGTTGCAGGAGGCTGTCCACAGAAATATGTAACCGGGGCATTAGCAGAAGGTGAGATTGCAGCAGAATCCATGATAGAGTATGTAAAAGCTTTAAAAGAAAAGAACAAAGCGGTTAAGGAAGATGCTGCTGTACATAAAACAGAAACAATGATAGATACTGCTGCTGCATTAAAGAAAAAAGAGTATGAATCTCATTTAATCGCACAAGAAAATGACAGCGAAGATACATTTTTCATTACGGCAGAGCAGCTTGAAGAAGCTATGCAGAAGGTTATGGATCAGTATGCCGGAGGAATTGCTACAGATTATCAGTACAATGAAGAAAGACTGGTAATCGGCAAAAAGCGAATTGGTGAGCTTCTTGGAATGGTTGATGAACTTAAAGCAAAAGATATGTTTGAGTTAAAAGATATCTACGAAGTAAGAGAAAGGTTGATCGTGTGCCAGACTTTAATTGAACATTTACGGGCAAGAAAAGAGACAAGGTGGCACAGTTTCGGAGAGAATACCGATTATCCGGAAGAAAGCAGCAAGTGGCTTAAATATGTGAATTCAAAAAGAAAGCCAGATGGCGAGACAGAAATCATTTTCAGAGAACTGGTGACAGGAGGAAAGGTATATGAGTGTACGGATTTTACAGAATAA
- a CDS encoding 4Fe-4S dicluster domain-containing protein — protein MSVRILQNKCVGCGRCLSVCPGNLLKKGEDGKVHIRNIRDCWGCTACLKECHTGAILYFLGADMGGMGSMLSVKEKGDVRVWRVDSPDGQTKTIEINMKDSNKY, from the coding sequence ATGAGTGTACGGATTTTACAGAATAAATGTGTGGGATGCGGAAGATGCCTTTCTGTCTGTCCCGGAAATCTCTTAAAAAAAGGTGAGGATGGCAAAGTACATATCCGCAATATCAGAGACTGCTGGGGATGTACCGCCTGTTTAAAAGAATGTCACACCGGAGCGATTTTATATTTTCTTGGTGCCGACATGGGAGGCATGGGATCCATGCTTTCTGTAAAAGAAAAAGGTGATGTTCGTGTGTGGAGGGTTGACAGCCCGGACGGACAGACAAAGACCATTGAGATTAACATGAAGGATTCTAATAAATATTAG
- the cysD gene encoding sulfate adenylyltransferase subunit CysD: MGTLSHLDELEAEAIYIMREVAAECEKPVMLYSIGKDSSVMLHLAMKAFYPEKPPFPFMHIDTTWKFKEMIEFRDKIAKEKGIDMIVYTNEEGVKQGINPFDHGSAYTDIMKTQALKQALTKYGFTAAFGGGRRDEEKSRAKERIFSFRNKEQAWDPKNQRPEVWKLYNTQIKQGESIRVFPISNWTEKDIWQYIKRENIEIVPLYYAAERPVVERDGNIIMVDDDRMKLRPGEKIEHKSVRFRTLGCYPLTGGIESTAHTLDEIIDETLSAVDSERTSRVIDHDGGAASMERRKKEGYF, from the coding sequence ATGGGAACATTATCACATCTTGATGAACTGGAAGCAGAAGCAATATACATAATGAGAGAAGTGGCAGCAGAATGTGAGAAGCCAGTTATGCTGTATTCGATCGGAAAGGATAGTTCCGTAATGCTGCATCTGGCAATGAAAGCCTTTTACCCGGAAAAACCGCCGTTCCCATTTATGCATATCGATACAACATGGAAATTCAAAGAAATGATCGAATTTAGAGATAAGATTGCAAAAGAAAAAGGAATTGACATGATTGTATACACGAATGAAGAAGGTGTAAAACAGGGAATTAATCCATTTGATCATGGTTCAGCCTACACAGATATCATGAAGACACAGGCATTAAAACAGGCACTCACAAAATACGGATTTACCGCAGCATTTGGCGGCGGCCGTCGTGATGAAGAAAAATCAAGAGCCAAAGAGAGAATTTTCTCCTTTAGAAATAAAGAACAGGCATGGGATCCTAAGAACCAGCGCCCGGAAGTGTGGAAGTTATATAATACACAGATTAAGCAGGGCGAAAGTATTCGAGTATTCCCGATTTCTAACTGGACAGAGAAAGATATCTGGCAGTATATCAAACGTGAAAATATTGAAATCGTGCCACTTTATTATGCAGCTGAACGTCCGGTAGTAGAGCGTGACGGCAATATTATCATGGTAGATGATGACAGAATGAAGCTTCGTCCAGGTGAAAAGATTGAACATAAGAGCGTAAGATTCCGTACTCTTGGATGTTACCCGTTAACAGGTGGTATTGAATCTACAGCGCATACATTAGACGAGATTATTGATGAGACACTTAGCGCAGTAGATTCCGAGAGAACCAGTCGTGTTATTGACCATGACGGCGGAGCAGCCAGCATGGAAAGAAGAAAGAAAGAGGGGTACTTCTAA
- a CDS encoding sulfate adenylyltransferase subunit 1 — protein MKGLLKFITCGSVDDGKSTLIGHILYDSKLLYTDQEKALELDSKVGSRGGKIDYSLLLDGLMAEREQGITIDVAYRYFTTDNRSFIVADTPGHEEYTRNMAVGASFADLAVILLDATQGVLVQTRRHARICALMGIKYFIFAVNKMDLAKYSEERFREIEKQIEALKAELGLENVYIVPVSATEGDNVTKASDNMNWYEGKPILSILEQVDIDENQEEGFYLPVQRVCRPNHQFRGFQGQIESGSIKVGDEITALPSMEKAHVKSIHVTDKEVQSAEKGQPVTIQLDREVDVSRGCVLSAGAGEKVTSSVEATLLWMDDDKLESGKNYFVKLGTRLVPGIVSKILYSIDVNTGEQKPADSLGKNEIAECEITFVDRVVADEFSKHKTLGELILIDRVTNMTSACGVVTEVKEDGQEAGKKADQLRAVIKGQRAATIPFDLSDENITRSFVEQVEKELTLGGRHTYLYAPKDDEPVGLVVRHLNRAGIIVLLVLNKDLKNKEEIKGSLAKYSKYIKHWEEGEKGDVDSTVQTIRKLTEYAEDVYGVASHI, from the coding sequence ATGAAAGGATTATTAAAATTTATTACATGCGGAAGCGTGGATGACGGAAAATCAACATTGATCGGACATATCCTGTATGATTCCAAGCTTCTTTATACAGATCAGGAAAAAGCACTTGAACTTGACTCAAAAGTGGGAAGTCGTGGTGGAAAAATAGACTATTCTTTACTGCTTGATGGATTAATGGCAGAAAGAGAACAGGGTATCACAATTGATGTAGCTTACAGATATTTTACGACAGATAATCGAAGCTTCATCGTAGCAGATACTCCAGGACATGAAGAATATACAAGAAACATGGCAGTAGGTGCATCTTTTGCAGACTTAGCCGTTATTCTTCTTGATGCAACGCAGGGTGTGCTCGTACAGACAAGACGTCACGCAAGAATCTGTGCATTAATGGGAATTAAATATTTTATTTTTGCTGTAAACAAGATGGATCTTGCGAAATACAGTGAAGAGAGATTCCGTGAAATTGAAAAACAGATTGAAGCATTAAAAGCAGAACTTGGACTGGAAAATGTATATATCGTTCCGGTATCCGCTACAGAAGGTGATAACGTAACAAAAGCGTCTGACAACATGAACTGGTATGAAGGAAAACCAATCCTCTCTATTTTAGAGCAGGTTGATATTGATGAGAATCAGGAAGAAGGTTTCTATCTTCCGGTACAGAGAGTATGTCGTCCAAATCATCAGTTCCGCGGATTCCAAGGACAGATTGAAAGTGGAAGCATCAAGGTAGGCGATGAAATTACTGCATTGCCAAGTATGGAAAAAGCACACGTTAAGTCCATTCACGTAACAGACAAAGAGGTACAATCTGCAGAAAAAGGACAGCCAGTAACGATTCAGCTTGACAGAGAAGTAGATGTATCAAGAGGGTGTGTATTATCCGCAGGTGCAGGAGAAAAAGTAACTTCTTCCGTAGAAGCAACGTTGCTTTGGATGGATGATGATAAACTGGAAAGTGGAAAAAATTATTTTGTAAAATTAGGAACCAGATTAGTACCTGGTATCGTTTCAAAAATCCTTTACTCTATCGATGTAAATACAGGCGAACAGAAACCAGCCGATTCTTTAGGAAAGAATGAGATTGCAGAATGTGAGATTACATTTGTCGATCGTGTTGTGGCTGATGAGTTTAGCAAACATAAGACATTAGGAGAATTAATCCTGATCGACCGAGTAACAAACATGACTTCTGCCTGCGGTGTTGTAACGGAAGTAAAAGAAGATGGCCAGGAAGCAGGAAAGAAAGCAGATCAGCTTCGTGCTGTAATTAAAGGACAAAGAGCAGCAACAATTCCATTTGATCTTTCAGATGAGAATATCACAAGAAGCTTTGTAGAACAGGTAGAAAAAGAACTGACATTAGGTGGAAGACATACATACCTCTATGCACCAAAGGATGATGAGCCGGTAGGACTTGTCGTAAGACACTTAAACAGAGCTGGTATTATCGTATTACTTGTTCTGAACAAAGACTTAAAAAATAAAGAAGAAATAAAAGGCTCCTTAGCAAAATACAGCAAGTATATCAAGCACTGGGAAGAAGGAGAAAAAGGAGATGTGGACAGTACAGTACAGACAATCCGTAAACTTACAGAATATGCGGAAGATGTCTACGGTGTTGCGAGCCATATCTAA